From a single Budorcas taxicolor isolate Tak-1 chromosome X, Takin1.1, whole genome shotgun sequence genomic region:
- the LOC128070009 gene encoding E3 ubiquitin-protein ligase SIAH1-like, with the protein MTDHAVSNSALASLFECPVCSNHVLPPITQCQNGHLVCRECRSRLAHCPTCQGPLTAVRNLAMERVADLVLFPCRYASSGCGATVPPTEKADHEEHCEFRPCRCPCPGASCGWQGAMDAVVPHVMQHYNNSVITLQGEVVVFLAVNINLAGTLNRVMVQSCFGSHFLLILEKLEIHDSFQKFFAAVQLIGTREQAEHFTYRLELNGTRRRLMWEATPLSIHERIETAFLNCDCLVLYPRVAELFAENGDLSINVTISMT; encoded by the coding sequence ATGACTGACCACGCGGTGTCCAACAGTGCCTTGGCGAGTCTTTTTGAGTGTCCGGTGTGTTCGAACCATGTCTTGCCTCCAATTACACAGTGCCAGAATGGCCACCTCGTTTGTCGTGAATGTCGCTCAAGGCTCGCCCACTGTCCAACTTGCCAGGGCCCGCTGACAGCCGTTCGCAACTTGGCCATGGAGAGAGTGGCCGATTTAGTACTCTTCCCGTGTAGATACGCCTCTTCGGGATGCGGAGCAACCGTGCCGCCCACAGAAAAAGCAGACCACGAAGAACACTGCGAGTTTAGGCCCTGTCGTTGCCCTTGCCCTGGCGCTTCCTGTGGGTGGCAAGGCGCCATGGATGCCGTTGTACCACACGTGATGCAGCACTATAACAACTCCGTTATAACCCTGCAGGGAGAAGTTGTCGTTTTCCTTGCAGTCAACATTAATCTGGCTGGTACCCTCAACAGGGTGATGGTGCAGTCCTGTTTTGGGTCTCACTTCTTACTAATTTTGGAGAAACTGGAAATCCACGACAGTTTCCAGAAATTCTTTGCCGCTGTCCAGCTGATAGGAACACGCGAGCAAGCTGAACATTTTACTTATCGACTTGAGCTAAACGGTACGAGACGGCGATTGATGTGGGAAGCCACGCCTCTATCTATTCATGAGCGAATTGAAACAGCGTTTCTGAACTGTGACTGCCTAGTTTTATACCCCAGAGTTGCAGAACTTTTCGCAGAAAATGGCGATTTAAGCATCAACGTAACTATTTCCATGACTTGA